GACTCTACTGGATGCACGGCAGTAAGAATCAACACACCCACATATGCCTACAGCTGCATTCGGtccatttttcttcctctctcgtCGTCCCTCCTTGTTCGTCATCGAGTTGgctgtagagcaggtcatctgctaattggaTGGTTGTTGGTTCAATCTCTGTGTGCTCTAGTCTGGAGTTCTTACCaaggtgtccttgggcaagttaCTGAACCCCAACTtggtctctgatgcatccattggcaTGTGAACGTTAAAAAGCAGAATACAAGCAGAATACACTGTGTGTAATGCTTTCAGTACTCGAGTAGAAAAGCCACTGAAGGAGTATGGGACCTGGCACATGTGCTTGGACTGTGGTAGATCATCTTTCTCTGAGGCACATGAGAGAGTCAGGCATCGTCTGTCACTGGGAAGGTTAGAAGACCAGATCAGTGTTTCCTCACGTTACTGCAAATATTCCTCTGTCTCAGCTGATTCCTCTTTCCTGCTTGATTCTTTTCTTCATCATAATTGAAATGGATGATGTGTAGTCCTCTGACCTCTTCTATTTCAGTTTCACATTCTGAAAATTCAAGAAACTTCAAGAAGCCCAGtcactttctttccaagctcctcagactacCATGTCCTGGATGCCTGAGAACCTACTTGAACATAGTTCAGATTCTTCATCACTTTTCTTCACTTCATAGCCTTCTTCCACTTCTGCAGGTGGATGATGTGCTTTTTCAGAGAAAGGGTAGCATGTGCTCTAAATATTGACAATATTTTCTATATCTTCCAACCCTGGATCTTCCTGAACATTGATTCTCCCTCCTCATTATACTAGAGGACAATATGTGCTTTGTTCTTCTGctcattgcaaaaaaaaaaaaagtatgctcATCAAAGTATGCAAATCTCCAGTGCAATGGAGGCTTGTGAGCATACTTTCTGTGTATgttttattgtagggtcgaccttacaatacaaagcaccttgatgcgactgttgttgtgattcggcgctgtgtaaataaaattccaTTGAATATAGAGCACCTGCCTCCTCGTTATGctgcctgttgttgttgttgttgtggttgttaaGACCAGTGCTTGACCCCACACATCAGTGATCCAAGATCAAAGATGTTTGAAAGCAGTATGGTGTGAAAATATGACCCTTTGCAACACTTTGTActttggggtcatttttgtcCACGAGGACCACAGGTGATATAAAATCCAATAAAAACCCCATAAATAAATCAAGACAATCATATTACTATTTGTatgaaatgttgtgtttgttttaagccAAACATTCCACCAATTTTAACTTTTATCTTGTCAGTCTTCAgcatattttcccaaaagtctttGGGATCATCAGCatgttactgtttgttttttttggcaaattTGAGCCTctgtgttctttttggtcagcagtgtttTCGCCTTGTAACTCTCCCCTGGATGCCATTTTCGACATCAgtttctttcttattgttgaatcgtGAGCACTGACTTTAGCTGAGACaggtgaggcctgcagttctttagatgttgccCCAGGTTCTTTGGTGACCTGGTGGACGAGTCGTTGATGTGCTCGATGTGTTggtgaaacagaaaataaattggTTGATATATTTGAACGATATTCTTAATGGTAGATAAACTGTTACATTTCAGGCAGTATAGTGGATACATAACTGCATAAATGTGTGAGCACGCTGATGTTAATGGATGCTTATATGTTTTTTGCTCACTAGCACAGGAGATGATCTGACCCAGTCACAATTCAGCCCCTGTCAGTCGCTCACACCATCACACCTTCCATTTCTCCCGTATTCAAGGACAGGTGCCCTAAATCGCTTATTTTCTAACAGATGTCAGGCATGCACGCACTGCTGATATGACATAATCATTATGCATTTTGTGCAAGTCTTACATTATACACGCTCCTCTACTGTGGCTGTTAGTGTAACAAAAAGACAACAAGGCAACTGGGAAATGATAGAAAGGTACAGCGGATACACTGAAGCAGCCATTAAAGCACCGCGTCCTCCATGAGCAGTTGCTTtcgcacaaaaacacacactattAAAATAGAGCTGTTTGGCTCACTTACTTTCCCAGCACATTACAAGTCGAGCACACAGATCACATCTCTAACTCTGCTAACTCCCTACACCTCCATTACATCCCTGTTCATCCAATCCTCCACAAAAACAGCAGGGGGGCAAACACTGTACTGTGCTCCTACTGTGTTTAGAGCCAATCAGCAATAACTGCACCCGCAGCAGCCTCATACCCCAGCCTGTGTTGACTTTGTTTATCAGACATGGGCTCAGGAGCGAACACTGCAGCCCTAATCCATCAGGCCTTTGTCCCCCCGTCCCCGTGGCTCAGTTGAGCTGGCTTTCACCTCCACACAAAATCCTCTGGGAGAAGTCTGATTCATCCCTTTGAAAAGCCTGAAAAACAGAGCTGGAATACATTCACTGTGTAAGTGTGTCTCCTGTTGCAAATGCCACCCTCATTCACAAAAGGCACAGTCAGTGGAAAACTGACAAAAGGAGCTGCAGGTGCGCACACTCCTACACGTCAGAAAATACCCCTGAAAAATGTACAATGGTACTTCCAAAGAAAATAGGCGCTATCCACGTTTTGTGTTTTGGCAGCTTTTCTCTTGTCAAGGTAGATTATTGATTCAAAAAGTAGTACCATATCCTGTCATGCAATAATTTACATCTCCAGAGCACAAAACACCGGTTTGGCATGAAGGCTGGCCAAGGAAAAATTATACCTCTTTCAAGGAAAATTACACCTCTAGAGATCCAATACAGGCTTCTGAGACAGAAACAAATCTGTGTTTATAAAGGCTGAACAAAATGCATCCTTTATACACAAAAGCAAACACGCACAAATTAGTAATCAGGAGAATGTCTGTGAATTCGGAGGCTGGAAATGGAAGCCAGGACCGCACAGATTGTTATTCAAGGTGAGAAAAGCAATCACAGAGAGAAGGGAAATTAATGTTGACAATGTAATCAACGGGAAGCGTTAATTCCACCTGTTTTCCACTCACTTGGCTCCTTTAATACGTCGATTCTATTTGGGTGAACTCACCTCTTCAGCAGTTCACAACACGTTTGGGTAACACTGTTTAAAAGAagggcacgcacacacatcacagTCAAGAACTAAGTGAAGTTAGGGTGGATAATAAAAACAATTCTCTAACCAAGGTCGAGTTCTTCTCGCAGTTCTATAAATCCTGATAAAAACTGGAGAGAGCATTTTTCAGTTCTGGAGGATTTCCATCGCAGTCACAGGTGGACTGAGTCTGATTTCTGTTGCGAGGTTCCACATTAAACCGAGGTCcatatgttattatttttttccctgttgATATCCATCTGTCCGTTTACCGCCAACACATAAACTAGTGATgcagttaccatggcaacgggtGCTCTGCCTACTCAGCACCTGAGGAAAAAGCTTATCATCACTAATCTAATCACACCTGTCCTGCAAACAAAAGTCCGAGGCGGCACCCTGGAAGGAACATGTTTCCTTTCAACAACTTTTTAAACATCCAAATAAAGACTCAACCTGGATAAATTACAAATACACAGCATTTTCTGGGCTTTGCTattgctaattaattaccagcTTAGAAGTATCTGGTGTTGAATTTCCCAAGCAGAATACGAAGGACAGACAGCAAACGCGATAGAGGAGAATTACTTGCTTTCTTTGCtggtgaaaaataaataaaaattgctgGTAACAATAAAATCATCTCCTTTTTTTCCAGGTTTTCTCCCTGTTGATTGTTGCAATTGGTGTGTATGCTAAAGTCCAGAAGGCCACAGGTACGCAAGACGACACTTTTCGCTCACACTTCCTAAACTCCAAAGTGAATTAAAGACCAGCGATAAACCGTCCCTCATAAAAAGAGGTGCAGGAATGAGGTGGCACTCTCCTTGGGATCGTAAACTGTTTAGCTTTCCTGGCACAAAGCAAATGTGTGTCAGGCTTTCGCCTTCATTTTACCTGGTGTCTTTAATTTTGTAATTActatgagatatatatatagttgaGAGACAACCAAAATTTTTTTACCTGTGTTCATTGTGCACAACCCCACAATAGATCATTAGCTGCTAGCGTAGGAAGGGATGCTGCAAAGACAGGGAAACAAGGTACATGATGGaattatttaaatcaaaatCAGGTATTGGGGTTGGAAACAAACAGAGGCTGTTTTCCCATCTTTCTGCCAGACACGGTGAGGGATACGTTCCTGATCGACCCGGCTGTCATCTTAATCGTGGTGGGGGTGGTCATGTTCTTCATCACTTTCTGTGGCTGTATCGGAGCTCTCAGAGAGAACATTCGCCTCCTCAAGACAGTAATAGACCTCACAGACACATTACAAATACTGGCACAGTGTTTTGCTTCCATCTAATCCAAAGCCAAGTCTCACATCTTATGTGTAACAACTAATCTGTCCTTTAAGATGATATTAGTCACAgccttttaatatttttgtctttactCCCTAGTTCTCCTTCAGCCTCACACTGGTCTTCCTCACCCAGCTGGCCATAGCGATTCTGGGCTTCTTTTACTCCGATCAGGTATCTGAATCTTTACAGACTGTTCTGTGCACTGGCTCAGTTATTCTACGGGGCCATTTAAGGCCACATTCAGGCTCCAGTGATAACAATGAGCACTATTGATTTATGGTGTCATTTCCCGGCTTATGGACTTTCTGTACATTTGTAAACTGCAGTATATGCAACTTAATAAGGCAGACATCTGATCCCACAGATGGGCCAGCTTAGCCCACAGGGGAAATGTCTTGTTAATGTCTGTGCTGCGCAGCATACACAGGAAACAGAACGGCAGCTTCCAGTGAGAATCAGTGTTTGTGTCACTCTCTATAAATCCTCCAAATGACTCAGGCTTGTTCTGTAGACTGACAGAAAATACGCGAGAACTTTCTCTCGGTATTACAATGTGATTTGAAGTGACTGGATATAAAAACTATTTGGGTTTATTGTGGCAAAGTTTTAAATGCTAGTGGCAATAACGGCAACGACAGCACTGTGTTCAGTGAGCTAATTGTTGGCACCTGGGGACAATGGAAAGAAGCAAGAGTGTGCTTCCAGGCAAACTCATAAACTTTAACGTACTACGTCTCTAtgtatatgaataaataatggTGCCAGTAGTAGTACCAGTACCTTTGACCACTGGAGTTTAAGTTTTATTGAGCTCGCTGACATGTTTGGTCTTTGCATTGATGCGTTTGTTTTGCAGTTATTCCCACAGACCAcagcttttattgatttcagaATTAAGTCAACCTGACTAAATAGTCTCATTCGCAGACTGTCTCCTGCCTCTCTAATTGATACAATTAgaacaatttaaaacaaaaaaagaattttaACGATTGTTTTTTATTATACATTAATAATAAGTTTAATTCCAGGTCTAgatacattaaaaatgtctgtttttgtgaCCATAGGTGATCTACTCTGTGGCTGCATGAATGTACATATGTACTACAGTACTATATCTCAGCCTATATCTTATACTTATATGACCCAAGTGATTGGTTTGGAGACTACGGAGATGAGAAGGATCCCCCTCCACTTATCCCCTTCACTAACATCCCATTAGGGCTCCACCGAGAATAAAAACCACAACAGCCAGCAGTGGCAGCACTCGCTGTCATCAGTGGCGGGGATCCTGGTGCCTGATGATACCTCTCCTCTCCCTTGTGTTCTCTGTCAGCACTCAGACTGCCTGCTGCTAAACAGAGTAGTTTAACAACCCTCCCAGCATCCTTCCTCGCTAAATGATTCAAATGCTTCGGCACTTCAAAGTGGAACCAAATGTTCCATTTCAACAGATCCCTTGAAGGAGACTTTGCCACTAATGACACACTGTGACGGTAGCCTCCAAAGCCCACGAGCAAACTGCACCACGTGGGAACAGAAACAGGGGAAGGCACAGGGTGAGCGTAAGGAACATTGTAAAAATCCTAACACAAATTAACAAAACTACTTCAGGATAACATTTTGGGCTATTTTGACAGTGCTCACAGTATTTATCAACATAACCTGTTCTAACGTAGTTTGTAATGCGAACAATTCACAAAGCCTTTAGCAAAGCATTCAGAGAAGTTCGTTTTAATGAGAATTTAAAGTTCAGTGGCTCATTATCATACAGTGCTCCTATTAGTATATATTACATCTGAACTCAGCCTGTATAACCATGGCCCTCTTTGTTCTCAGCGTCTTAAAGGGTGGAAGAATAGCAAAAACAAATATGAACAATGCAAGCCCTCGTTAATactctgaaaatgaaaataatcttACAGACAATGAAAGTTAAAGTAACAAGCAGGACAAAATTTCACCGTCTGAATCAGCCTCGTTCAGTTTCAAATGCTCATTACTGATAACTCAGTCAAATAACGTATTCATATATCATCTAGGTTTTGTTTATTCAGCTCGAGAGGAGCTGATGAAAATCGATACATAATAACAAATGGCTAAGTTCAAGTAATTATCTACTATAATGTAGAACCTGCATATGTGCTTTGTGTTTGGTATGCGCTTCATGTATAGTTCTCACAGGCACAAATggttttattattatgtatgCTGTACTTCCTGCTCTGCTGCCGCCTGGTTTACGTGCATCCCGCGGGACGCTTTACAATGTAAACAGGACGATGCTGTGTTGCCTCCAAACCCAtgtgttaatatttgtttattttcagaaaaaactgaagtggccttttatggaaaaaaaagttcaatGCAACGTTGAACATGAATACCGTTTATGCAAATGTGAAAAGTCCCACAAAAAGTCGATCAAATCTACAGCAAAGCCACCTGATTAACTATGAATAGGTGTCTGACAGCTCCCCAGAAACCGTTTTAGCTTGGATCTGAAATTATCCTCGACTTCATCATTTCAAGCTTTGTGGGGATTTTCCACTGCATCTGTTCAAAAGAGGGTTCACAAAAAGGTACTTTACAATCCTCCAAAATGCTACCCGAGTAATTAACTGAGAGATCAGTTGTGTCAATGAGCACCTTAGCAGGCAAGTAACAAAGACATCTGTAGATAGTTTATtgtaaaacatgcaaaatgTTGATATTAAAGCTGTTATTCTGTGTATTCAATCAGCCTTTTCCTCTCTCTTAGGCACGGGGTGCTTTGGGAAAGTTTGTAAAGAAAGCAATTGTGCACTACAGGGATGACCTGGATCTGCAGAACCTGATGGATTACATTCAAAAAGAGGTGCTCTCATTGGCTATTTCCACTGAGCCGGAGTGGCTCCTTTTGTCTGTAGAAGTCTTCAAACTGATCACAGATAGTTTATTGGATGCATCTGAGACTAAAGCAAGAAACcgcagtttgttttgtttgtttttttgccttagCGAGGGTTTCCACAGGAGGCTACATGCAACTTACAGTTCCTGTTCTCTGTGGGTCACCTCATGTGAAACTGCTCTTCCATCTGCACATGCTGGCACATTTATGAGTTTGGGTTTTCCCACGGGAGAAGCCCTGACTGGCAGGATGCCCAGTACAGACCAACACTATGTTTCTAAATATACACCCGATTTCACTTTTcactcttcatttttctttttccccccagttCAAGTGTTGTGGATGGAACAACTACACTGATTGGTCTTGGAACCTCTACTTTAATTGTACACATGACAACCCCAGCTCTGAGCGCTGTGGTGTGCCTTATTCCTGCTGTACTCCTGTTCCTGGGGAGGTCAGTCTCTGTTTAGCCTCTTAACATACACAACATGTACAAACTAACAGCGTGCCTTAAAAGAAACCTTAACACAAACTTTCATAATCTTAAGATGATGTATTATTAAGATTGCTGACCTCACAATTTCAGTCAGCATTTCAaatttgttcagtgttttaaatCTTCTCTGTCATGCCGAATTCACTTGATTAAGCAACTGACAAATCAAACCTCCTTCACATTTatgataaacagaaacaagaaaggCAGAAAGATTGTGACATGAACAGAACAAGCAGCTGTATGATGATGAAACAGGCTCTTAACACTTTattaacagagaaaaataaataaaactgctgaGAATttaaagttacaaaaaaaatcttgtaTCTTGACTCAGCAGGGTCTTATGCAGGAGCTTGGTGAGTAGAACAGACTGTGGCAATAAAGGATAACACACGTAAAGCTACCCAGCCATGTTGACACAACTGTGCGCCAGTTGTGTGTATTTCACATTCACCtccacacatctctctctgaaTGCAAGATATGTATGTGGCCAGTATTCAACGGGAGACAAAGTATGGCAGCTATGCATGTATTTCTTCTAAACTTGGAGAAGAGGACTTCCACGGGTCCCTGGAGTCTCCAGACAGTTACATTTGATTAGAAGTGAGGCTTCTCTGCTAAGACATCAGACTGTCTTATCCAACAGAAGTGAGACTGTCAGCTGATGATGGGGATTCAAGACTTTCCACTGACAAGCTGGCATTAAGAGAGACCCAAAGAAAATTTGAAATCATCTATAAAATATACCCGATACTTTAGCTAATGGTCTGTGGATGCTGAATTATAGCCAGCACTGCCTGACTGTGACAACCTGCGTTGTTTTGACATGTACGCAAGTGTGTCCAAACTAAGAGGCTCTCAGTCGGGAGGTGGCAAGAACATGTCTGCATCTGCTTGTAAAAGCAGTTTTTGGTATtaccttcctttcctttgggaTTAGCTGTCATGCACAGAACTGGTCTCATAATGGCCAACCAGTTTCTCTTAAAAGGAATCTGCAAATTGATTGGTTGAGTACCTGAATGAGTCACTGCCAGGCAATTTCCATcttaaagaagaaagaaaaaaaaacatgtttaacataTTCCGATATGATCAACCTTACAGTAAATTTGCACAGATGATTCCAAATCAAAGTCTTCTTTCATGAAGGTTTTATGATATTTTGAGACTACTGAATCAACACTACAGCTATCTGCGTGCATGAGGATCCATGCTGTCATACAAACAGCATATATGTAAATGTCTGCATGAGCACAAACTTTGGATTCACAAATACACGCAAAAAAATCTCTGTACAGACGCAGCAGCACAGCTTGAAAACCACCACTGAGGAAAAAACATCTATCACACTATTGATTAAACATCATGCAACTCTGAAAACAGATCACAGCAACATTTTACAACATggggtaaaaataaaataacattaaaaacaactaaaaaaacgATTAATTAAACAGTTTgagagctgctgctgtgctgcgACCTGCTGGTAGTACCCTGTAACTGCATGGTTCCCTCAGGGATTAGGTAGCTTTTCTTTTCAGAGCCAGTGGGTTTTGCTTGTACTGCTCACATTATTTTCTTTCCTCTCAACAAACGTCACTCTTTCATTATTTCCAATTTACTTTCaattcaaagtaaaaacaagcaATGTGAAACCAGCAGCATGAAAGCGAGATCTGAACGTATTTAGAGTGCTTTAGGTTTATGTGCTTATCAATGTATCATGCACTCAGTGTTTCGTCTGTCTTTGCTTTTGTTCATCTGGCTTACAGGCAGTGATCAACACTATGTGCGGTTTTGGAGTTCAAACGCAAAACTTCATGGAGGCAAACAAGTCGATCTACCCAGTAGGCTGTGCAGACAAAGCAGTGATGTGGATCGAGTCTCATCTGCTGCTGGTGGGAGCTCTCGCCTTGGGTCTGGCCTTGCCTCAGGTAACCCAGTGTAGTAATTAGGCAACACAGGACTAGTAACTTGCCAAAAGGACTAGTTTCATCTTGAATAAGACTACAAACAAACAAGCCAATATAACTATTAATGAAAGTTTGCTGGATTCAGTGTGTAGCAATCAACATATTGACTGGAGACGCTCCCTCAAAGGCAAACTTCAAACTGGCGTTTTTGGATGTGGCTGCGAAAACAGTCCAAGCTAGACTTCAGCAATCAGAACCATGCAGACTTTATACTCGCATACAAATCTCAATCTGAGAGCTTCCCACGGCCTTTTTTACAAGTTCAATATCGTccttgtaaaaaaataaataaataaattaaaaaaaaaaaagg
The Maylandia zebra isolate NMK-2024a linkage group LG7, Mzebra_GT3a, whole genome shotgun sequence DNA segment above includes these coding regions:
- the tspan33b gene encoding tetraspanin-33b; translated protein: MDRKLNLDRAETFSFVNPWIRYFLFFFSFLFWVFSLLIVAIGVYAKVQKATDTVRDTFLIDPAVILIVVGVVMFFITFCGCIGALRENIRLLKTFSFSLTLVFLTQLAIAILGFFYSDQARGALGKFVKKAIVHYRDDLDLQNLMDYIQKEFKCCGWNNYTDWSWNLYFNCTHDNPSSERCGVPYSCCTPVPGEAVINTMCGFGVQTQNFMEANKSIYPVGCADKAVMWIESHLLLVGALALGLALPQIAGIVLSQILISQIQDEITSVL